From a region of the Besnoitia besnoiti strain Bb-Ger1 chromosome I, whole genome shotgun sequence genome:
- a CDS encoding hypothetical protein (encoded by transcript BESB_005870), translated as MEPQPARDPSSSNGAPEHTGATESSATAGSVVGSNVSSSAPLSAFSGGPSTSPPPGGPPGGVSSPFGYQQCNAATGGAGTLPGRSAGVSASASSSRLPAPQQLGSSTSGHCYHAGIKSSRPTASSIQQTSRHAALLRLRRSDRDKAVASRRRQFVPPEAPPLPESLAPIVQRLVALFPLPPFLAVGAEGAGPGPAHEEALRLVKLLHELIACFPSLLSGSPLSTPAGTPSSASSSSSPSAPSQGMTAGLDLSSAPETRATPMPVESLVQPMCDIVPPALQAGSGFESPGADAISACQREFALRLLQHACGCIAAAAAAQPLPEGAVQCWLPLLFSVFRTLTLAHRASGATPAGQPGTTTLRLLMRRVQQEVVYALANIAADYQGGVLELGGASLALQTMHDALLELAAIPAASPEASAPTAPFGAAEAARASGCAPALRLRTGGWLLANLLRPPLFGPAALAAMLGCTLPETGASDGGDVHPGGVQVLCALLHLEVEQQHAAMRLPANDDRRGAVAEGLWCLLLFLEAIFCGHPPIPPQALAQGGAEGPGGRLGPGWEGAAAAEEKTAKTLERVPELVPLLLRLVFEAFQGAETRRETRRAAMATGPSAGFSFGATPTDSMGAPPKPTGEPGSGGAETASAEWQGGLGDSERDRLNRVNENASDILVPALKILALLCSSIRVRTSWADTLVTAGGDAFRDLVSSCFAQQGTVHRGVLCATLSLVANLAAGLPPHTAYVVPLAPAVAAILHSSEPFDIRREAAVSLLHMALNHGKKHLDEVVRVEPSVVQGMLDILEQNKYDRASVLIALDFLNGVLEAQPGGRVEVYRRDGIAKIESAQFLHDAAVDDKISWMVSHYFDDFNEAEEEDEEAVERVCLEETALASQFFDFSKGASQ; from the exons AtggagccgcagccggctCGCGATCCCTCGTCCTCCAATGGCGCTCCTGAACACACAGGCGCGACAGAGtcttcggcgacggcgggctcGGTCGTCGGATCCAATGTGTCCTCTTCCGCTCCCTTGTCGGCATTTAGTGGGGGGCCGTCCACCAGTCCTCCCCCTGGGGGGCCCCCTGGCggcgtttcttctccctttGGATACCAACAATGCAACGCAgcgaccggcggcgcgggcacaCTCCCAGGCAGGAGCGCTGGCGTGAGTGCGTCTGCATCTTCCTCGCGACTGCCGGCACCGCAGCAGCTCGGCTCTTCGACCTCCGGACATTGCTACCATGCAGGCATCAAGAGCTCCCGGCCGACAGCCTCCTCCATCCAGCAAACGTCTCGGCATGctgctcttctgcgcctgcgccgctcagACCGGGATAAGGCTGTCGCGTCTCGCAGGCGACAGTTCGTGCCTCCCGAGGCTCCGCCGCTTCCcgagtctctcgcgccgaTTGTGCAGCGACTCGTGGCGCTGTTCCCTCTTCCGCCTTTTCTCGCTGTgggggcggaaggcgcaggacCCGGGCCGGCTCACGAGGAagctctgcgcctcgtgAAGCTTCTCCACGAACTGATTGCCTGCTTCCCGAGCCTCCTGTCCGGAAGTCCGTTGTCGACTCCCGCAGGAACGCcttcctcggcctcctcctccagttCGCCATCTGCGCCTTCTCAGGGTATGACTGCCGGCTTGGATTTGAGCAGCGCGCCCGAGACCCGCGCGACTCCCATGCCAGTAGAGTCTCTGGTTCAACCGATGTGCGACATTGTCCCGCCAGCTCTCCAGGCGGGGTCAGGCTTTGAATCGCCGGGCGCAGATGCCATCTCGGCGTGTCAGCGGGAATtcgcgctgcggcttcttcaGCACGCGTGCGGATGcatcgctgctgcggcggcggcgcagccgctgcccgAGGGAGCTGTTCAGTGCTGGCTGCCGCTACTTTTCTCGGTCTTCCGGACGCTGACTCTCGCTCACAGAGCTtcaggcgcgacgccggcgggccAGCCGGGCACGACGACGCTACGTTTGCTGATGCGCCGCGTTCAGCAGGAAGTGGTCTACGCGCTGGCCAACATCGCCGCAGATTATCAGGGCGGCGTTCTCGAGCTCGggggcgcctcgctggctCTTCAGACGATGCACGATGCGCTCTTGGAGCTCGCTGCGATCCCCGCGGCGAGTcccgaggcgtctgcgcccaCGGCCCCCTttggcgccgcggaagcggcccgcgcctcgggctgtgcgcctgctctccgcctccgcacgGGGGGCTGGTTGCTGGCGAATCTTCTGCGACCCCCTCTCTTCGGCCCCGCAGCTCTGGCGGCCATGCTGGGCTGCACTCTGCCGGAAACAGGCGCGtctgacggcggcgacgtccACCCCGGCGGAGTGCAAGTTCTCTGCGCATTGCTGCATCTCGAAGTTGAGCAGCAACACGCCGCCATGCGCCTGCCTGCGAATGATgatcgccgcggagccgtcgcggagggcctctggtgtctcctcctctttctcgaaGCGATCTTCTGTGGCCATCCGCCGATTCCTCCGCAGGCCctggcgcagggcggcgccgagggaccCGGTGGCCGTCTAGGCCCCGGATgggagggcgcggctgcagcggaagAGAAGACAGCCAAGACGCTCGAGCGCGTTCCCGAACTGGTGCCGctgctccttcgcctcgtgtTTGAGGCCTTCCAGGGGGCGGAAACACGAAGAGAAACGCGGAGAGCTGCGATGGCAACCGGGCCAAGCGCCGGATTCTCATTCGGCGCCACACCGACAGACAGCATgggagcgccgccgaagccaACTGGCGAGCCGGGCTCGGGGGGCGCGGAAACCGCCAGTGCGGAGTGGCAAGGCGGCTTAGGCGACAGCGAACGGGACAGGCTTAACAGAGTGAACGAAAACGCATCAGACATTCTGGTCCCCGCTCTCAAAATCCTCG CGCTGCTTTGCTCCAGCATCCGCGTGCGCACCTCTTGGGCTGACACACTCGTCacggctggcggcgacgcgttcCGGGACCTCGTTTCTTCGTGCTTCGCGCAGCAAGGCACAGTCCACAG AGGCGTCCTATGCGCCACGCTGTCGCTCGTCGCGAACTTGGCGGCCGGTCTCCCCCCGCAT ACGGCGTATGTCGTTCCCCTGGCCCCCGCCGTGGCTGCGATCCTCCACTCCTCGGAGCCGTTCGACATTCGAAGG GAAGCAGcggtgtctctgctgcaCATGGCGTTGAATCACGGCAAGAAGCACCTCGACGAGGTTGTCCGCGTGGAACCATCCGTCGTCCAGGGCATGCTCGACATCCTTGAACAGAACAAATACGATCGCGCATCTGTCTT GATTGCGCTGGATTTCCTTAATGGCGTCCTCGAAGCACAGCCCGGAGGCCGGGTGGAAGTCTATCGCCGCGACGGCATTGCG aAAATCGAGAGTGCGCAGTTCTTGCACGACGCAGCTGTAGACGACAAGATTTCGTGGATGGTGTCTCA CTACTTCGATGATTTTAAcgaggccgaggaagaagacgaggaggcagtgGAGCGGGTGTGTCTAGAGGAGACTGCGCTGGCGTCGCAGTTCTTTGATTTCTCAAAGGGCGCGTCGCAGTGA
- a CDS encoding hypothetical protein (encoded by transcript BESB_005880), whose protein sequence is MQLKGEEMEGRWRPVARLLALLLACLLLASVAFLPRVVRAPHREGQGASSSLRSSSPSLSCISLFPSAPSFALASSASSSAASWPAPLPSLSFARGDPGAGLGGGRAERAASSSLFSAFPVWSGRSPSASASADLSASASVEGNGGEAGEAEKGQLAESPSWLSSFAFLGFERASPSLSSFSFSSRLGASASLLPCLPVSPFSWLTCALAPPCWWSGALRVVGCSLHSLLEVCLALALVAAQAFFFLCTSLGRGLLSALLWMLAVPFSLSINGVATGAALLGTAAWCYLDLTNLSRVNLYFCGPFMTSTLQQCEFVRRSYRPPFYVFATALQHFFLFLSLQPRQAPSRSSSHSALSDGAQALYCGALHALRSLPHRLASWLGACLRGVLSSLRRRLSTAPHTDGSRKTPASPASPAFGSALPASFASLSAAVLSRSPLFRAPAGAWLSALVAALASLCNSLTLFANLPQRPALAAHRQLLQHPVTGAISAVDWIFLPTFAMAAFSLQKHKQETRERAQRLRTVARPAGEAAAAGRGASDRQGRGECASGRSEPEARPAARAERRRRTGRRAEAPRRVERCAAPSDDERRDGGKEALNEGRNAVLRAEEARVWRSTDAGRDDRRQGSQRRRELRGDDDNGRPPCDPRKGIRREGSASEAGRWNPREDAAEKDDEGERRFPRDRRGGKADDIPPHSPYLHFRGLIFIVGDEFMTGLGGAKTAFLPISTSSSDGEVLAGGDAELPSACSIQTASIADAAARAGFICCVLRLSAHRAATGGSLQAYLRQRSKGRETEQARAQRLRRDGAAAEAGRAVNAGDGAPGLRDESQSEDEERELLPPLSMSGSGGLAEDPSEELRLVMSYVHSLCPHLPMAAIGLSHGGNTLLRLLSPLSPSDRLFARAAQPSPSAACALSSPPFAPHASPFDLKAASSASTASTPSSARHALPDRAPVAAVAPPGVALQPTVLPPACCGCCRGFGPFPCATTALAYEQRRAERRHARLQSGGAAERENHTESGRHNAARRGAERALAENAGDSLAAREKEEGRHGDARVAAADAACKGTAHVNELAYERNPLRTEQELEGNSSRERRECAWGDERHGQFSAEGGNDVSDRAPRRFQALASPRGADGGPSPRDAEVNAEAEGRARSAEEQERTARCGEAATEGRRSAELGVAYQSGSGRGMAPLTPPRRTEDAAIGSATASHARGGQEEEGEALPPQRTHGKPGATDCQTPAEEVQTGGAVEGDSGEGGVDRSVCSGGLAVDGSPVRAASGEAGAPLAASSEGGVACTEEDEAAASRRKRRSDRRAQLASSSYLRTKLPGGLPFPHVFPSSAVSASFGPARGPSPSRSFSLFSQGTESSDSRHLKGQTEATAGASAVVGQQKSLSSSSLASSLQVASTGAAALSYLGGLWSRASAARKRKRPFTASAGDAALSSASRDASEAPDTRPEQFAAPAFASAASSVLPLLPFGSGPSSGALPAGLPQAPSAPAEAHALSAQSVSVQPHVGLQGGPGRDAAGLQGLHSWALQPDPGVSIASILSAVVCVGPLLDMHQSSERRNASFAGLFDRLCLEALATDGLVSWLHGLASCLAAAFASPAGAKEQKRTTASRVNRQEGEDASPRNFRGCYGSESGEEAGHSGTPPPVAQSANSPTRRLMSLPPSFPSHFCCPCALQRWLAAYAEALFFEGAPHPPSWEAPDHRGPGALGSSADGDAVYDAAAWPCRVKKRQPLLACRSSYEVDCWLAQNALRLEKVQLLSPCDRGPADAAAPRRPVPPAPVSGAQARGGWVVPSRGAIEPAGSSTCGRESLPSRSACASPAHAECASRLGRDEDARESESGSESHSCSVSAVSEEETHVEHSRPWWKGEDAPHTRPAVYWRLTPRYPGGVSEFYDDFSAAAARLDKLPVPALIFMAMDDPISDFKAVDLFACCRNANVAFAVTQTGSHCTHLAGSKPRVFFARAAVEFLTKALTSCTWPLPRGSPTAKSDGRGKGLVPRTPRGGAGLGGEDTSPQRCKW, encoded by the exons ATGCAGTTGAAGGGAGAGGAGATGGagggccgctggcgccctgtggcgcgtcttctcgctcttctgctGGCCTGTCTCCTGCTGGCGTCTGTCGCGTTTCTTCCGCGCGTCGTACGAGCGCCGCACCGAGAAGGTCAaggcgcttcctcgtcccttcgttcctcttctccctcgttgTCTTGTATTTCGCTGTTTCCGTCAGCCCCGTCTTTCGCGCTagcgtcttctgcctcttcttcggcggcctcgtggCCAGCGCCGCTACCTTCTCTGTCGTTCGCCAGAGGCGATCCTGGTGCTGGTTTGGGTGGGGGAAGGGCTGAGCgagccgcgtcctcgtcgctgttTTCAGCCTTTCCGGTGTGGTCTGGAAGGTCTCCTTCTGCCTCAGCTTCTGCGGACCTTTCCGCTTCAGCGTCTGTCGAGGGCAatggaggcgaggcgggggaggcggagaagggacAACTCGCCGAGTCGCCCTCGTGGCTTTCCTCTTTCGCGTTTCTTGGGTTTGaacgcgcgtctccttccttgTCGTCTTTCAGCTTCAGCTCGCGGCTgggtgcgtctgcgtctctgctccCGTGTCTCCCCGTCTCTCCCTTTTCATGGCTGACTTGTGCGCTCGCGCCCCCCTGCTGGTGGTCAGGCGCTTTGCGGGTCGTCGGTTGCAGTCTCCACTCCCTCCTCGAGGTCTGCCTTGCCCTCGCGCTTGTCGCCGCACAggcgttcttcttcctctgcacCTCGCTTGGGCGCGGGCTTCTCTCGGCTCTCCTCTGGATGCTCGCCGTCCCTTTCTCGTTGTCCATCAACGGCGTGGCGACTGGCGCTGCCCTCCTGGGGACGGCCGCATGGTGCTATCTCGACCTGACGAACTTGTCGCGAGTGAATCTCTACTTCTGTGGACCATTCATGACGTCCACGCTTCAGCA GTGCGAGTTCGTTCGTCGCTCGTACCGCCCACCGTTCTACGTCTTCGCcaccgcgctgcagcacttctttcttttcctcaGTCTTCAGCCGCGGCAAGCCCCCTCGCGTTCATCTTCTCACAGCGCACTATCCGACGGCGCTCAGGCGCTCTactgcggcgcgctgcatgcTCTCCGCTCGCTTCCGCATCGCCTCGCGTCCTGGCTAGGCGCATGCCTTCGCGGCGTCCTTtcgtctctccgtcgccgatTGAGCACGGCTCCCCACACAGATGGgtcgcggaagacgcctgcgtcgcccgcgtcgcccgcgtttGGCAGTGCGCTACCCGCCTCGTTCGCCTCACTGTCGGCTGCCGTTttgtcgcgctcgcctctgtttcgcgcgcccgcaggcgcgtggctttccgcgctcgtcgcggcgctcgcctcgctgtgcAACAGTCTCACCCTTTTTGCGAatctgccgcagcggcctgccctcgccgcccaccggcagctgctgcagcacccgGTTACCGGCGCAATTTCGGCTGTCGACTGGATCTTCTTGCCGACGTTCGCCATGGCcgccttttctctgcagaaACACAAACAAGAAACCCGCGagcgtgcgcagcgcctgcggactgtggcgcgcccggcgggcgaggcagcggccgctgggagaggcgcgagcgaccgccaagggcgaggagagtgCGCCTCAGGCCGGAGCGAGCCTGAAGCAaggccagcggcgcgagccgagcgaagacggcgcacgggcagacgcgcggaagcCCCACGACGGGTGGAAAGGTGCGCGGCGCCAAGTGACGacgagcggcgcgacggcggaaaaGAGGCGCTGAACGAAGGGCGAAACGCCGTGCTGCGAGCTGAAGAGGCGCGGGTTTGGCGAAGCACTGACGCAGGACGCGACGACCGTCGCCAGGGCTCGCAGCGAAGGAGGGagctgcgaggagacgacgacaaCGGCAGGCCTCCATGCGACCCTCGTAAAGGGATTCGGCGTGAAGGCTCGGCGTCTGAAGCAGGGCGTTGGAACCCGAGGGAAGAcgctgcagaaaaagacgatgaaggcgagcggcgctttCCACGAGATCGACGCGGGGGAAAGGCAGATGACATCCCCCCTCACAGCCCGTATCTCCACTTCCGCGGCTTGATTTTCATCGTCGGCGACGAGTTCATGACAGGCTTAGGCGGAGCAAAAACTGCGTTTCTTCCGATCTCAACATCGTCGTCCGATGGCGAGGTcctggcgggcggcgacgcagagctgcCGTCGGCCTGCTCCATCCAAACCGCCTCGatcgccgacgcggcggcgcgggccggATTCATTTGTTGCGTGCTGAGACTCAGCGCGCACCGCGCCGCCACGGGGGGGTCGCTGCAGGCCTATCTGAGGCAGCGCTCAAAGGGCCGCGAGACGGAGCAAGCacgtgcgcagcgcctgcggagagaTGGGGCGGCTGCCGAGGCTGGGCGAGCGGTGAATGCAGGGGATGGCGCGCCTGGGCTGCGGGACGAAAGCcaaagcgaagacgaagagagggagTTGCTGCCGCCGCTATCGatgagcggcagcggcggcctcgccgaaGATCCCAGCGAGGAGCTGCGA CTCGTCATGTCTTACGTCCACTCACTCTGTCCTCATCTGCCTATGGCGGCGATAGGCCTCTCTCACGGCGGCAACactctcctgcgcctcctgtctcctctgtctccttccgaccgtctcttcgcccgtgctgcgcagccctcgccgtcagccgcgtgcgccctctcgtctcctccgttCGCGCCTCATGCTTCGCCATTTGATCTGAAGgccgcctcttctgcctccacTGCCTCTacgccttcgtctgcgcgtcaCGCGTTGCCGGATAGGGCTCCAgtggccgcggtcgcgcctccggGGGTCGCGCTCCAGCCGACAGTTCTGCCCCCCGCGTGCTGCGGCTGTTGTCGCGGCTTCGGGCCCTTTCCGTGTGCGACGACGGCTCTGGCCTacgagcagcggcgggcggagaggagacacgctCGGCTGCAAagcgggggggcggcagaaagagaaaaccACACAGAAAGCGGCAGACACAacgcggcgcgtcgaggagcggagagagcgcTCGCCGAGAACGCAGGCGACTCTCTggcggcgagagaaaaagaagaggggaggcacggagacgcgcgcgtcgcagctgcggatGCCGCATGCAAAGGGACAGCACACGTCAACGAACTGGCTTATGAAAGGAACCCTTTGCGAACCGAGCAGGAGCTTGAGGGGAACTcctcgagagagaggcgagagtgTGCATGGGGGGACGAACGTCACGGCCAATTTtccgcggagggagggaacGATGTAAGCGACAGAGCGCCACGAAGGTTTCAGGcactcgcgtctcctcgcggcgctgatgGCGGCCCTTccccccgcgacgccgaggtcaacgcagaggcggaaggccgcgcgagatCCGCAGAAGAGCAGGAAAGAACAGCGAGATGCGGAGAAGCGGCCACAGAGGGGAGACGCTCAGCGGAGTTGGGCGTCGCATACCAAAGCGGCAGTGGACGCGGAATGGCTCCTCTTACACCACCACGCCGGACGGAAGATGCAGCAATTGGCAGCGCCACTgcctcgcacgcgcgtggaggacaagaagaagaaggcgaagcgcttCCCCCGCAGCGCACCCACGGAAAACCAGGCGCAACTGACTGCCAGACGCCAGCAGAGGAGGTTCAGACGGGGGGAGCCGTtgagggcgacagcggagaaggcggcgtgGATCGTTCAGTCTGCTCGGGAGGCCTTGCTGTGGATGGAAGTCCcgtgcgcgcggcttcagGAGAGGCTGGGGCTCCGCTGGCGGccagcagcgagggcggggtGGCCTGTACGGAAGAAGATGAGGCAGCAGCGTCTCGGCGGAAAAGGCGCAGTGATCGGCGGGCACAACTGGCTTCGTCATCCTACTTGCGGACGAAACTGCCAGGGGGGCTTCCATTCCCTCACGTCTTCCCGTCCAGCGCCGTCAGCGCGTCCTTCGGCCCCGCGCGAGggccctcgccttctcgcagcTTCAGCTTGTTCTCTCAAGGCACCGAGTCCTCTGACTCGAGACACCTCAAAGGGCAAACGGAGGccacggcgggcgcctccgccgtggtTGGTCAGCAGAAGTCTCTttcatcttcttcgctggcgtcgtCGCTACAAGTCGCCTCCACAGGTGCTGCCGCGCTGAGCTATTTGGGCGGGCTGTGGAgtcgcgcctcggccgcccgCAAGCGGAAGAGGCCTTTCAcggcgtctgctggcgacgccgcgctctcgtctgcttcgcgggATGCATCCGAGGCACCAGACACACGCCCCGAGCAGTTCGCAGCCCCGGCTTTCGCCTCAGCAGCTTCGTCTGTGTTGCCGTTGTTGCCCTTTGGTTCAGGCCCGTCCTCGGGCGCGCTCCCTGCCGGcctcccgcaggcgccgagcgcgcccgcggaggcgcatgcgctgtcGGCACAGAGTGTCTCTGTTCAGCCGCACGTGGGCCTTCAGGGCGGCCCCGGCCGAGACGCAGCTGGCCTTCAGGGGCTTCACTCTTGGGCTCTGCAGCCTGATCCAGGAGTCTCTATCGCGTCGATTCTGAGCGCAGTCGTCTGCGTAGGGCCTCTCCTGGACATGCATCagagcagcgagcggcgcaaCGCGTCGTTCGCCGGCCTCTTTGACAGGCTATGCCTCGAGGCGTTGGCTACCGACGGCCTCGTGTCGTGGCTGCACGGTCTCGCTAGCTGCCTAGCGGCTGCGTTCGCCAGCCCAGCAGGCGCGAAAGAACAAAAGCGAACAACAGCTTCGAGGGTCAACAGGCAGGAAGGTGAGGACGCGTCTCCCCGGAACTTTCGAGGTTGTTATGGCTCCGAGAGTGGAGAGGAAGCGGGACATAGCGGCACACCCCCTCCGGTGGCGCAGTCTGCCAACTCCCCGACGCGCAGACTGATGTCCCTTCCGCCTTCGTTCCCCTCGCATTTCTGCTGCCCTTGTGCCTTGCAGCGATGGCTCGCTGCGTACGCGGAGGCCCTGTTTTTCGAAGGGGCGCCGCACCCCCCTTCTTGGGAGGCGCCTGACCATCGAGGGCCTGGAGCCTTGGGCTCCtcagcagacggcgacgctgtTTATGATGCGGCCGCATGGCCTTGCAGGGTGAAGAAACGGCAGCCCCTCCTCGCGTGCCGAAGCAGTTACGAGGTGGATTGCTGGCTGGCTCAAAACGCTCTCCGCCTGGAAAAGGTGCAGCTACTCTCGCCGTGCGACCGCGgccccgcggacgcggccgctccgcgccgtcCGGTGCCCCCTGCGCCGGTCTCCGGCgcacaggcgcgcggcggctgggtcGTCCCCTCTCGAGGCGCGATTGAGCCTGCAGGCTCTTCTACCTGCGGGAGGGAGAGCCTCCCGAGCCGCTCAGCCTGCGCGAGCCCGGCGCATGCGGAGTGCGCCAGTCGGTTGGGAAGAGACGAAGATgccagagagagcgagagcgggAGCGAGTCGCACTCCTGTTCAGTTTCGGCGGTCAgtgaggaggagacgcacgTCGAGCACTCGAGACCGTGGTggaaaggcgaggacgcTCCGCACACGCGTCCGGCGGTCTACTGGAGGTTGACGCCGAGATATCCAGGAGGTGTCTCCGAGTTCTACGACGACTtctcggccgccgctgcgaggctCGACAAACTTCCCGTTCCCGCGCTCATTTTCATGGCGATGGATGACCCTATTAGCGACTTCAAAGCCGTGGATCTGTTCGCCTGCTGCCG GAACGCAaacgtcgccttcgcggtcACCCAGACCGGCTCTCACTGCACTCATCTCGCAG GGTCAAAGCCGCGggttttcttcgcgcgggCAGCCGTTGAGTTCCTCACGAAGGCGCTGACGAGTTGTACctggccgctgccgcgggggtcgccgacggcgaaaaGCGACGGCAGGGGAAAAGGCCTCGTTCCGCGCACGCCCAGGGGTGGTGCAGGCCTCGGCGGAGAGGAcacgtcgccgcagcgctgcaAGTGGTGA